One Ranitomeya variabilis isolate aRanVar5 chromosome 5, aRanVar5.hap1, whole genome shotgun sequence DNA window includes the following coding sequences:
- the LOC143775612 gene encoding proto-oncogene Mas-like: MAESGNLSTNGTHLSYSPDKVSYAVVACFAIILCLLGMIGNAIVAWILAFNIKRTKYTVYILNLAAADFTYLLFVTVVLLLLVDTMLNGTNQSNTALLALEIMYDFGYNAGMLFLTSISIERCISVLFPIWYKCYRPKHLSSITCGFIWLLGALLSLLDNFVCPPQSFMTSTKECSGIQIFSTVLTFVIIIPLMLLSSFILIYIIKTSSSKSRPPKIYIAIIITVLVFLISVAPIRLLWSLLFFKAFTNKMSAVAFFFATTYCTAFNSSANPFIYFFVGRQRKKRFGGSISGALSRVFKDDETEQTSDGNTTSISMK, encoded by the coding sequence ATGGCTGAATCAGGAAACCTTTCAACCAACGGTACTCATCTTTCCTACTCACCCGATAAGGTCTCTTACGCTGTTGTGGCTTGTTTTGCCATCATACTCTGCCTGCTAGGAATGATCGGAAATGCTATAGTGGCCTGGATTCTTGCATTTAACATAAAGAGGACCAAATACACAGTGTATATCCTTAACCTTGCTGCGGCTGACTTTACCTACCTGCTCTTTGTCACCGTCGTCTTGCTGTTGTTGGTTGATACCATGTTAAATGGTACAAATCAATCAAATACGGCATTGCTTGCATTAGAAATAATGTATGATTTTGGATACAATGCCGGTATGCTCTTCCTTACATCAATAAGTATAGAAAGATGCATTTCTGTTCTCTTCCCAATATGGTATAAATGTTACCGGCCAAAACACTTATCATCCATAACTTGTGGGTTCATCTGGCTGCTGGGTGCTCTCCTGTCACTTCTGGATAACTTTGTCTGCCCTCCACAGTCCTTCATGACCTCGACTAAGGAGTGCAGTGGAATCCAAATATTCTCAACAGTCCTGACTTTCGTCATTATCATACCTTTGATGCTTTTGTCCAGTTTTATTTTAATCTATATCATTAAAACATCATCCAGTAAATCCAGACCACCCAAGATCTATATTGCCATAATAATCACAGTTCTGGTTTTCCTCATTTCGGTGGCACCTATCAGATTATTATGGTCGTTGCTCTTTTTCAAGGCATTCACAAACAAAATGTCTGCTGTGGCATTCTTTTTTGCCACCACCTATTGTACTGCTTTCAACAGTAGTGCCAACCCTTTCATATACTTCTTTGTGGGCAGACAGAGGAAGAAGAGGTTTGGAGGTTCCATCAGTGGAGCGCTTAGTCGGGTGTTTAAAGATGATGAAACTGAGCAGACATCTGATGGAAACACGACCAGCATTAGCATGAAATAA